The following proteins come from a genomic window of Trueperaceae bacterium:
- a CDS encoding peptidase S16, protein MSSLPLFLLPDTVVFPGMTIPLYVFEERYKKLVRLCMEEDDPRFAIALDRSSSPVSDGSPTMWGMGTFMTILSVDENPDGTYHILSHGRERCRLEVACEEGIQDRDGVERSLFHISDLPAPIKRSDPNEEQIAAWDALDTFRLYAASFFSKDATKQIERALPSDLFHQASFICANLQLPSQSGQVLLEAETLERRFYLARQFMQERIENQNRKTRGALE, encoded by the coding sequence ATGAGTAGCCTCCCGCTCTTTCTGTTACCTGATACGGTTGTGTTTCCCGGGATGACTATTCCGTTATATGTGTTTGAGGAGCGTTACAAAAAGCTTGTGAGGCTTTGTATGGAAGAAGATGACCCACGGTTTGCCATAGCGCTTGACAGGTCATCGAGTCCGGTGTCAGATGGCTCTCCAACTATGTGGGGAATGGGAACCTTTATGACTATTCTTTCTGTCGATGAAAATCCTGACGGGACGTATCATATCCTTAGCCATGGTCGTGAACGGTGTCGTCTAGAAGTTGCCTGCGAGGAAGGAATTCAGGATCGGGACGGCGTGGAAAGAAGCCTTTTTCATATTTCCGACCTGCCTGCGCCAATAAAGAGGAGTGATCCTAATGAAGAACAGATTGCGGCTTGGGACGCTCTAGACACGTTCCGCCTTTATGCAGCTTCGTTCTTCTCTAAAGATGCAACAAAACAAATCGAAAGGGCACTACCAAGCGATTTGTTTCATCAGGCGTCATTCATATGTGCGAATCTCCAATTACCTAGTCAGTCGGGACAAGTGTTGCTTGAAGCAGAAACTCTTGAAAGACGCTTTTATTTGGCTAGGCAGTTCATGCAGGAGCGAATTGAAAATCAAAACCGTAAAACACGTGGTGCTTTGGAATGA
- a CDS encoding ribonuclease HII — protein sequence MKRNGPNSNAKWSLERKLWSLGSTPLVGIDEAGRGALGGPVVVAAVMLPYGNYPYRDSKEVSGKQRYEWEKRIIEEALAWGIGVVEPRDIDRLNILGATHLAAERAVSRLVVSPGGLITDYLFLPSTVPVLSPPRADSISIQVAAASILAKTYRDRLLVRLARAYPGYFLESNMGYGTAEHLKAIRKHGPTSFHRHSFKPVLEANRVSHYHD from the coding sequence ATGAAAAGAAACGGTCCTAACTCAAACGCTAAATGGTCGTTAGAGCGGAAGTTATGGTCTCTCGGAAGTACCCCGTTAGTGGGAATTGACGAGGCCGGCCGGGGCGCCCTGGGAGGTCCAGTTGTGGTCGCTGCAGTCATGCTCCCTTACGGAAATTATCCGTACAGAGATTCGAAGGAGGTTTCTGGCAAGCAGCGCTATGAGTGGGAAAAGCGTATTATTGAGGAAGCTCTAGCTTGGGGTATTGGGGTGGTTGAGCCACGGGACATAGACCGTCTTAATATTTTGGGAGCTACCCATCTTGCTGCCGAACGGGCTGTGTCGCGGTTAGTAGTTTCCCCAGGTGGCTTGATTACTGATTATCTCTTTCTTCCTTCCACCGTCCCGGTGCTTTCGCCTCCCAGAGCAGATAGCATTAGTATTCAAGTGGCGGCCGCGAGTATTCTAGCGAAAACCTATCGTGACAGGCTATTGGTTAGGTTGGCTCGGGCATATCCGGGATATTTTCTTGAAAGCAATATGGGTTATGGAACCGCGGAGCACCTTAAGGCTATTCGTAAGCATGGTCCTACCTCTTTTCATCGCCATTCATTCAAACCGGTACTCGAGGCAAACAGAGTCTCGCATTACCATGACTGA